The Sphingomonas naphthae nucleotide sequence GTCGTGCACCAGCCGGTCGTAGCCGATGTCGGTCCGCGCCCGCTCCAGCACGTCGCGCGCGCGGGCCAATTCGGCCATCGGCACGGTGAAGGTCACGTCGGTCTGGCCGGTGCCGTGGCTCACGTTCTGCACGATCATGTCGACGTTGATCGAGGCATCTGCCAGCGGCGTGAAGATGCTGGCGACCGCGCCGGGGCGATCGGGCACCTGCGTCAGCGTGACCTTCGCCTCGTTCTTGTCGTGCGCGATGCCGGTGATGAGCTGGCGTTCCATGTCGTTCCCTTCGATCTCGTCTTCACCCACGATCATCGTGCCGGGCAGCGTCCCTCCGTCCGGCGCGCCCTCGAAGGAGGACAGCACCTGAACGCGCACCTTCTCCTTCATGGCCAGCCCGACCGAGCGGGTCTGGAGCACCTTGGCGCCGACCGAGGCCAGCTCCAGCATCTCTTCGTAGGTGACCTTCTTCAGCTTGCGCGCCTTGGGCACGATGCGCGGATCGGTCGTGTAGACCCCGTCCACGTCGGTATAGATGTCGCAGCGATCCGCCTTCAGCGCCGCCGCCACCGCCACCGCCGACGTGTCCGAACCGCCCCGGCCCAAGGTCGTAACGCGATTGCCGGGCGCCACGCCCTGGAAGCCGGGGATCACCGCCACCTCGCCGCCCGCGATCGCGGCGGCGAGGCTGTCGCCGTCCATATCCTCGATCCGCGCCGAGGCGTGCGCGTCGGACGTGTGGATCGGCAGCTGCCAGCCCATCCAGCTGCGCGCCGGCACCCCCAGCGCCTGCAACGCGATCGCCAGCAGCCCGCTCGTCACCTGCTCGCCGGCGGAAACGACGACGTCATATTCCTTGCGATCGTAGAGCGGCGAGGCTTCCTTGCAGAAATTCACCAGCCGATCGGTCTCGCCCGCCATGGCGGAGACGACGACGGCGACCTGGTTGCCCGCCTCCACCTCGCGTTTCACCCGCGCGGCGACGTTGCGAATACGCTCGATCCCCGCCATCGAGGTGCCGCCGAACTTCATTACGATACGGGCCATGGAAGAACTGCTCAGGTGTCAGGAAACCGGCTTGGGTGCGGTGTGGCGGCCTGATAGGTTCGGGCGATGACGAACGCAACCGTGACGATCGATCCG carries:
- a CDS encoding aspartate kinase, whose translation is MARIVMKFGGTSMAGIERIRNVAARVKREVEAGNQVAVVVSAMAGETDRLVNFCKEASPLYDRKEYDVVVSAGEQVTSGLLAIALQALGVPARSWMGWQLPIHTSDAHASARIEDMDGDSLAAAIAGGEVAVIPGFQGVAPGNRVTTLGRGGSDTSAVAVAAALKADRCDIYTDVDGVYTTDPRIVPKARKLKKVTYEEMLELASVGAKVLQTRSVGLAMKEKVRVQVLSSFEGAPDGGTLPGTMIVGEDEIEGNDMERQLITGIAHDKNEAKVTLTQVPDRPGAVASIFTPLADASINVDMIVQNVSHGTGQTDVTFTVPMAELARARDVLERARTDIGYDRLVHDTAVAKISVVGVGMRSHAGVAAEMFKALADRQINVLAITTSEIKVSVLIHEDYTELAVRVLHTAYGLDAEDAA